A genomic segment from Archangium lipolyticum encodes:
- a CDS encoding YebC/PmpR family DNA-binding transcriptional regulator produces the protein MGRIFETRKTTMFARWNKMAKLFTRISKDIAIAVKAGGPSPDNNPALRRALQNARLGNMPKDKVEAAIKRASGQDAKDYEVVLYEGYGPHGIAVLVETATDNVVRTVANVRMHFKDNGGNMGTTGSVAYLFQRMGVFRLAPEGLDLEALELDLIDHGLQEMGEGTGEKGEKQIIIRCAFNDFGQLQAAIEARGLTPLSSESEYIAQNLIELPEDKANEVLALVDALEQDEDVQRVFHNLA, from the coding sequence ATGGGACGCATCTTCGAAACCCGCAAGACCACGATGTTCGCCCGCTGGAACAAGATGGCGAAGCTGTTCACGCGGATCAGCAAGGACATCGCCATCGCAGTGAAGGCTGGCGGCCCCAGCCCGGACAACAACCCGGCCCTCCGCCGGGCGCTCCAGAACGCCCGCCTGGGCAACATGCCCAAGGACAAGGTCGAGGCCGCCATCAAGCGCGCCAGCGGCCAGGACGCCAAGGACTACGAGGTCGTCCTCTACGAGGGCTACGGGCCGCACGGCATCGCCGTCCTCGTGGAGACCGCGACCGACAACGTGGTGCGCACCGTGGCCAACGTCCGCATGCACTTCAAGGACAACGGCGGCAACATGGGCACCACCGGCAGCGTCGCCTACCTCTTCCAGCGCATGGGCGTCTTCCGGCTCGCTCCCGAGGGGTTGGACCTCGAGGCGCTCGAGTTGGATCTCATCGACCACGGCCTGCAGGAGATGGGCGAAGGGACCGGCGAGAAGGGCGAGAAGCAGATCATCATCCGCTGCGCCTTCAACGACTTCGGTCAGCTCCAGGCGGCCATCGAGGCCCGGGGGCTCACGCCCCTCTCCTCGGAGTCCGAGTACATCGCCCAGAACCTCATCGAGCTACCCGAGGACAAGGCGAACGAGGTGCTCGCGCTCGTGGACGCGCTGGAACAGGACGAGGACGTCCAGCGCGTCTTCCACAACCTGGCGTGA
- a CDS encoding sensor histidine kinase has protein sequence MTADSPELRALLRTKRRNCFVCAALLLVGWVAHGLVSGTFRQEITLTLVGWSAGFGVIGTVFGGGWIPVRWVGALTGFISLVGATALIHLTGGPHSPYFPMLGALPLVVAVTTPDSRVLTVLTLGGVMAMVVALDLMAGIAPREMMLQVSGFGMIGTVALFGVQSYQRMRDAEKAAQQQMLVALEQLAESERLRRRAEAERAEVERLVLVGQLAAGVAHEVNNPLAFVKSNLCFIQQELMDEDGPLDRAELRDVLAETQDGVLRIQQIVRDLRRFSREGNGGEAEGRPEEAIQEAQRLASVRLRSLGEVVLEIPPELPGVRLGQRQLVQVLVNLLLNAADAVEVAVPARRAHILMKARQVESGVRLEVEDNGPGLAPEVLPRVFEPFFTTKQPGDGTGLGLALCREYVSRVGGSLVAENRSEGGARFVLVLPAVPRSTPAAA, from the coding sequence ATGACGGCTGACTCCCCCGAACTACGGGCCCTTCTTCGGACGAAGAGGAGGAACTGCTTCGTCTGCGCGGCCCTTCTGCTCGTGGGATGGGTCGCCCATGGCCTGGTGTCGGGGACCTTCCGCCAGGAGATCACACTGACCCTCGTCGGGTGGAGCGCGGGCTTCGGGGTGATCGGAACGGTGTTCGGGGGTGGGTGGATCCCCGTGAGGTGGGTGGGAGCATTGACGGGGTTCATCAGCCTCGTGGGGGCGACGGCCCTCATCCACCTGACCGGAGGGCCGCACAGCCCCTACTTCCCGATGCTCGGCGCCCTGCCGCTCGTCGTTGCCGTCACCACCCCGGACAGCCGCGTGCTCACGGTGCTGACCCTCGGAGGCGTGATGGCGATGGTGGTGGCGCTGGACCTGATGGCTGGTATCGCGCCGCGGGAGATGATGCTGCAGGTGTCGGGCTTCGGAATGATCGGAACGGTGGCCCTCTTCGGGGTGCAGTCGTACCAGCGCATGCGGGACGCGGAGAAGGCGGCGCAGCAGCAGATGCTGGTGGCGCTGGAGCAGCTCGCGGAGAGCGAGCGGCTGCGCAGACGCGCCGAGGCGGAGCGCGCCGAGGTGGAGCGCCTGGTGCTGGTGGGACAGCTGGCCGCCGGGGTGGCCCACGAGGTGAACAACCCGCTGGCCTTCGTGAAGTCCAACCTGTGCTTCATCCAGCAGGAGCTGATGGACGAGGACGGACCGCTGGACCGCGCGGAGCTGCGCGACGTGCTCGCCGAGACGCAGGATGGAGTGCTTCGCATCCAGCAGATCGTCCGGGACCTGAGGCGCTTCTCGCGCGAGGGCAACGGCGGCGAGGCGGAGGGGCGGCCGGAGGAGGCGATCCAGGAGGCGCAGCGGCTGGCCTCGGTGCGCCTGCGCAGCCTGGGCGAGGTGGTGCTGGAGATTCCACCGGAGCTGCCGGGGGTGCGGCTGGGGCAGCGGCAGCTGGTGCAGGTGTTGGTGAACCTGTTGCTGAACGCGGCGGACGCGGTGGAGGTGGCGGTGCCCGCGCGCCGGGCCCACATCCTGATGAAGGCGCGACAGGTGGAGAGCGGGGTGCGGTTGGAGGTGGAGGACAACGGCCCGGGGCTGGCTCCGGAGGTGTTGCCGCGAGTCTTCGAGCCCTTCTTCACCACCAAGCAGCCCGGGGACGGGACGGGGCTGGGACTGGCCCTGTGCCGCGAGTACGTGTCGCGGGTGGGGGGCTCACTCGTGGCGGAGAACCGCTCCGAGGGGGGCGCCCGCTTCGTCCTGGTCCTGCCCGCGGTGCCGCGGAGCACCCCGGCGGCAGCCTGA
- a CDS encoding metal-dependent hydrolase, translating to MNPIVHAELSWLMTQRLEARRDRVLVVCAGLAPDLDGLSLLGGVEMYSTYHHLLFHGYVGALLTALVCAMMARQRLRVAALALLAFHLHLLCDLAGSGPGWPIWYFWPTSRTEWFWDGQWDLASWQNSLIGMTVTTLCLACALRYRRTVVEVFSTRWDAEVVHALRARFLGEGRGEGKPSA from the coding sequence ATGAACCCCATCGTCCACGCCGAACTGTCCTGGTTGATGACGCAGCGCCTGGAGGCGCGGCGGGACCGAGTGCTCGTCGTCTGCGCGGGGCTGGCGCCGGACCTGGATGGACTGAGCCTCCTGGGTGGGGTGGAGATGTACTCGACCTACCACCACCTCCTCTTCCACGGGTACGTGGGCGCGCTGTTGACGGCGCTGGTGTGCGCGATGATGGCCCGGCAGCGGCTCCGGGTGGCGGCGCTGGCCCTGCTGGCCTTCCACCTCCACCTGCTGTGCGATCTCGCCGGCAGCGGCCCGGGCTGGCCCATCTGGTACTTCTGGCCCACCAGCCGGACCGAGTGGTTCTGGGATGGGCAGTGGGACCTGGCCTCCTGGCAGAACAGCCTCATTGGAATGACGGTCACCACGCTGTGCCTCGCGTGCGCGCTGCGCTACCGCCGCACGGTGGTGGAGGTGTTCTCCACGCGCTGGGACGCCGAGGTGGTCCACGCGCTGCGGGCCCGGTTCCTCGGCGAGGGCAGAGGAGAGGGCAAACCCTCGGCCTGA
- the fghA gene encoding S-formylglutathione hydrolase: MATPTLRLATEHRCFGGTVAYYRHDSDVCGGEMRFSVFVPPQAKAGKVPVLYYLSGLTCTEETFQIKAGAHRLAAELGVMLVVPDTSPRDTGIPNENADWEVGTAAGFYLDATQAPWAPRFRMFSYVTRELPELVGRSFPARMDREGIFGHSMGGHGALVCALRQPGRYRSVSAFAPISAPLRCPWGQKAFRTYLGADADAGRAWDTTELLRSGARLPPLLVDQGTSDKFLVEQLKPELLREACEQSGQPLTLRFQDGYDHGYYFVSTFMEDHLRHHAAALTA; encoded by the coding sequence ATGGCCACGCCGACCCTCCGGCTCGCCACCGAGCACCGCTGCTTCGGAGGCACCGTCGCCTACTACCGCCACGACTCGGACGTGTGCGGCGGCGAGATGCGCTTCTCCGTCTTCGTGCCCCCGCAGGCGAAGGCGGGCAAGGTGCCCGTCCTCTATTACCTCTCGGGCCTCACCTGCACGGAGGAGACCTTCCAGATCAAGGCGGGCGCGCATCGGCTCGCCGCCGAGCTGGGAGTGATGCTCGTGGTGCCCGACACCAGCCCGCGCGACACCGGCATCCCCAACGAGAACGCCGACTGGGAGGTGGGCACCGCCGCCGGCTTCTACCTGGACGCCACCCAGGCCCCCTGGGCGCCGCGCTTCCGCATGTTCAGCTACGTCACCCGCGAGCTGCCCGAGCTCGTGGGCAGGAGCTTCCCGGCTCGCATGGACAGGGAGGGCATCTTCGGCCACTCCATGGGAGGCCATGGCGCCCTCGTCTGCGCCCTGCGCCAACCGGGCCGCTACCGCTCCGTCTCCGCCTTCGCCCCCATCAGCGCCCCCCTGCGCTGCCCCTGGGGACAGAAGGCCTTCCGTACCTATCTGGGGGCGGATGCGGACGCCGGACGGGCCTGGGACACCACGGAGCTGCTGCGCTCCGGCGCGCGCCTCCCGCCGCTGCTGGTGGATCAGGGCACGAGCGACAAGTTCCTCGTGGAGCAGCTCAAACCCGAGCTCCTCCGCGAGGCCTGCGAGCAGTCGGGGCAGCCCCTGACACTCCGGTTCCAGGACGGCTACGACCACGGCTACTACTTCGTCTCGACCTTCATGGAGGACCACCTCCGGCACCACGCGGCGGCGCTAACCGCCTGA
- a CDS encoding cobalamin B12-binding domain-containing protein — translation MERGQPPEIDFPRLLASYGAVQLAGNLRGVLRLLDEALEKGASVTELQCHVIQVAQRELGRLWQGNLIGIAQEHRATAISQVALAHLFSRAQPAPPQGVSVAVACVEGELHEMAARLLSDFLELAGFTVMYLGANLPTDSLLSLLEQEPPDVLALSVTMVFNIPALRRAVAEVRGRLGPGLPILIGGPAIDDIPGLVAELGVGSSGPAPAQLEAAVLRAVEQRLH, via the coding sequence ATGGAGCGAGGCCAGCCACCGGAAATCGACTTCCCTCGTCTGCTCGCGTCCTATGGCGCGGTCCAGCTGGCGGGGAACCTTCGAGGCGTCCTGCGCCTCCTCGACGAGGCGCTGGAGAAGGGGGCCTCCGTCACCGAGTTGCAGTGCCACGTCATCCAGGTGGCCCAGCGGGAACTGGGGAGGCTCTGGCAGGGCAATCTCATTGGCATCGCCCAGGAGCACCGGGCCACCGCCATCTCCCAGGTGGCACTCGCCCATCTCTTCTCACGCGCCCAACCCGCGCCGCCCCAGGGCGTGAGCGTGGCGGTCGCCTGCGTCGAGGGCGAGCTGCACGAGATGGCCGCCCGCCTGTTGTCCGACTTCCTGGAGCTGGCCGGCTTCACCGTGATGTACCTTGGAGCCAACCTGCCCACCGACAGCCTGCTATCGCTCCTCGAGCAGGAGCCGCCAGACGTGCTGGCCCTCTCGGTGACGATGGTCTTCAACATCCCGGCCCTTCGCCGGGCCGTCGCGGAGGTTCGCGGTCGGCTGGGCCCCGGCCTTCCCATCCTCATAGGAGGTCCCGCCATCGACGACATCCCCGGACTGGTGGCCGAGCTGGGCGTGGGGAGCTCGGGCCCGGCTCCAGCCCAGCTGGAGGCCGCCGTCCTGCGCGCGGTGGAGCAGCGCCTCCACTGA
- the nrfH gene encoding cytochrome c nitrite reductase small subunit, translating into METKGAQPESGQSQPRRRGPSLFAWLSLGASVVIGVAAGIGGFTFAYAKGGSYMTDNPAACANCHIMQDQYAGWSKSSHHAVAVCNDCHTPPSFVGKYVAKARNGWHHSVAFTSGDFHEPIQITPHNRDITEQRCRSCHQPIVQAIDAHAASTRAEGDDGSISCIRCHNDVGHAP; encoded by the coding sequence GTGGAGACGAAGGGCGCCCAGCCCGAATCTGGACAGAGCCAGCCCAGGCGCCGAGGGCCCTCGCTCTTCGCCTGGCTCAGCCTGGGCGCGAGCGTCGTCATCGGGGTGGCGGCCGGAATCGGCGGCTTCACCTTCGCCTACGCGAAGGGCGGCTCCTACATGACGGACAACCCGGCGGCGTGCGCCAACTGTCACATCATGCAGGACCAGTACGCCGGGTGGAGCAAGTCCAGCCACCATGCCGTGGCCGTCTGCAATGATTGCCACACGCCTCCCAGCTTCGTCGGCAAGTACGTCGCGAAGGCGCGCAATGGCTGGCACCACTCGGTGGCCTTCACCTCCGGCGACTTCCACGAGCCCATCCAAATCACCCCGCACAACCGGGACATCACCGAGCAGCGCTGCCGCTCGTGCCACCAGCCCATCGTGCAGGCCATCGACGCGCACGCGGCCTCCACGAGAGCCGAGGGTGATGACGGCTCCATCTCCTGCATCCGCTGTCACAACGACGTCGGACACGCTCCCTGA
- a CDS encoding sensor histidine kinase, with the protein MHWRLSGTTGRVKLSGLLALGALTLVQALMTWEHPVGWTLPRAVLVVLALTLGVHLWFEQREASEWSRARLETTVQALRVSEARLSCIIAIAGDAILCLDEAERIILFNRAAERMFGYSSDEVLDQPLEFLFPEALRLAQVQHVRAFVASPGEAQRLGEHGPGLVGQRKGGDTFPVEITLSKREVDGSRLFTLVLHDITERERQEQEARFLTEVGDLLASTLDYEQTLTNITRLAVRSLADCGILALEEEDWQERRLKVVHREPDKAYLAEALERAVLEKRSPPFVTTVMETRRPWVMSKVSFGNLESIARNKEYLQLLRELKPRSLMGLPLLIHGRFLGVLVLVRAAPRRAYGEEDLRLGEELAHRAALALQSARLYRTAREAAQARDDVLAVVAHDLRNPLNTISISAQTLLRQQANAGDARLQVPLRAIRGSVDRMNRLIQDLLNVSRMEAGRMAVETHPEPAEDILQEALEAALPLASQFQLSTEVREALPWVRADRERLLQVFSNLIGNALKFTPPGGRVTLGARCEGPVVRFWVSDTGPGIPPEALEHLFDRFWQMRHGDRRGAGLGLSIAKGLVEAHGGRIWVESEPGRGSTFCFVVPVAHEAPAPMPLEPEQHA; encoded by the coding sequence ATGCACTGGCGCCTCTCCGGGACGACGGGAAGGGTGAAGCTCTCGGGACTCCTGGCCCTGGGGGCCCTCACCCTGGTGCAGGCCCTGATGACCTGGGAGCACCCGGTAGGCTGGACCCTCCCACGTGCGGTGCTGGTGGTGCTGGCACTGACCCTGGGAGTCCATCTCTGGTTCGAGCAGCGGGAGGCCTCGGAGTGGAGCCGCGCGCGGCTCGAGACCACCGTGCAGGCGCTTCGCGTCTCCGAGGCCCGGCTCTCGTGCATCATCGCCATCGCCGGAGACGCCATCCTCTGCCTCGACGAGGCGGAGCGGATCATCCTCTTCAATCGGGCCGCCGAGCGGATGTTCGGATACTCCAGCGACGAGGTGCTCGACCAGCCCCTGGAGTTCCTCTTCCCCGAAGCTCTTCGCCTCGCGCAAGTGCAGCACGTGCGAGCCTTCGTGGCCTCGCCGGGCGAGGCGCAGCGGCTGGGCGAGCACGGCCCGGGTCTCGTTGGCCAGCGCAAGGGGGGTGACACGTTCCCCGTGGAGATCACCCTCTCCAAGCGGGAGGTCGATGGCTCCCGGCTCTTCACGCTCGTCCTGCACGACATCACCGAGAGGGAGAGGCAGGAGCAGGAGGCACGCTTCCTCACCGAGGTGGGCGATCTCCTCGCGTCGACGCTGGACTACGAGCAGACCCTCACGAACATCACGCGGCTGGCGGTCCGCTCCCTGGCGGACTGTGGCATCCTCGCCCTGGAGGAGGAGGACTGGCAGGAGCGGCGGCTGAAGGTCGTGCACCGTGAGCCGGACAAGGCCTACCTGGCCGAGGCCCTGGAGCGGGCGGTGCTGGAGAAACGGAGCCCGCCCTTCGTCACGACCGTGATGGAGACGCGGCGGCCCTGGGTGATGTCGAAGGTGTCCTTCGGGAACCTCGAGTCCATCGCCCGGAACAAGGAGTACCTCCAGCTCCTGCGGGAGCTGAAGCCGCGGTCACTCATGGGCCTGCCACTCCTGATCCATGGACGCTTCCTGGGAGTGCTCGTCCTCGTCCGCGCCGCGCCCCGGCGCGCGTATGGAGAGGAGGACCTGCGGCTGGGGGAGGAGCTGGCCCACCGGGCCGCGCTCGCGCTCCAGAGCGCCCGGCTCTACCGGACCGCCCGGGAGGCAGCCCAGGCACGTGACGACGTCCTGGCCGTGGTGGCGCATGACCTGCGCAATCCGCTGAACACCATTTCGATCAGTGCCCAGACCCTGTTGCGGCAGCAGGCCAACGCTGGCGATGCGCGGCTCCAGGTCCCCTTGCGCGCCATCCGCGGCTCCGTGGACCGCATGAACCGGTTGATCCAGGATCTGCTGAACGTGAGCCGCATGGAGGCCGGCAGGATGGCCGTGGAGACCCACCCGGAGCCCGCCGAGGACATCCTCCAGGAGGCCCTCGAGGCGGCGCTCCCGCTGGCCTCGCAGTTCCAACTGAGCACCGAGGTGCGCGAGGCATTGCCCTGGGTGCGCGCGGACCGGGAGCGGCTCCTCCAGGTCTTCTCCAACCTGATCGGCAACGCCCTGAAGTTCACCCCCCCGGGAGGGCGGGTGACGCTCGGTGCCAGATGCGAGGGGCCGGTGGTGCGCTTCTGGGTGAGCGATACCGGCCCGGGGATTCCTCCCGAGGCCCTCGAGCACCTCTTCGACCGCTTCTGGCAGATGCGGCATGGAGACCGCCGCGGAGCCGGGCTCGGGCTGTCCATCGCCAAGGGGCTCGTCGAGGCACACGGGGGCCGCATCTGGGTGGAGAGCGAGCCCGGCCGGGGAAGCACCTTCTGCTTCGTCGTGCCCGTGGCGCACGAGGCTCCCGCCCCCATGCCCCTTGAACCGGAGCAACACGCATGA
- a CDS encoding ammonia-forming cytochrome c nitrite reductase subunit c552 produces the protein MEASRTRRRIALLVAAMVLAAGAAAGAAALAVNIMERKQESRNPFYRVVELNDETVDPAVWGKNFPLQYDDYKRTVDMARTKYGGSDGVPRAPTANDPREVTAQSRLEEDPRLKTFWAGYAFAVDFREERGHAYMLDDQTFTERQVVTKQPGTCMHCHASVYVPYKKLGGGDLIKGFEQMNHMPYMEARKLVEHPVACIDCHDPGTMQLRVTRPGFLEGIRALKASQGVQNYDVNTMATRQEMRTYVCGQCHVEYYFKGPEKRLTYPWSKGIKIENILSYYDENPHKDWTHAETGAPVLKAQHPEFEMYNQGIHARSGVSCADCHMPYKREGALKISDHHVRSPLLNVNRACQTCHNWTEEELTQRVNTIQDRTFELRNRALDAMVALIGDMKAARAAGKTDADLKTAMDLQRRAQFMVDFVEAENSMGFHAPEEAARILGIAMDLARQGQLAVRQPDYQPISFPAPPNVKPTPREVTPPPGSSTGGSGH, from the coding sequence ATGGAAGCTTCTCGCACTCGCCGCAGAATCGCTCTCCTCGTCGCCGCCATGGTGCTCGCCGCTGGCGCCGCCGCTGGCGCCGCCGCGCTCGCGGTGAACATCATGGAGCGCAAGCAGGAGTCCCGGAATCCCTTCTACCGGGTCGTCGAGCTCAACGACGAGACGGTGGATCCCGCCGTCTGGGGCAAGAACTTCCCCCTGCAATACGACGACTACAAGCGCACGGTGGACATGGCGCGCACGAAGTACGGCGGCAGTGACGGCGTGCCGCGCGCGCCCACCGCCAACGACCCGCGCGAGGTGACGGCCCAGTCGCGCCTGGAGGAGGACCCGCGCCTGAAGACCTTCTGGGCGGGTTATGCCTTCGCGGTGGACTTCCGCGAGGAGCGCGGCCACGCGTACATGCTGGACGACCAGACCTTCACCGAGCGGCAGGTGGTGACGAAGCAGCCGGGCACGTGCATGCACTGTCACGCCTCGGTGTACGTGCCCTACAAGAAGCTGGGCGGGGGAGACCTCATCAAGGGCTTCGAGCAGATGAACCACATGCCCTACATGGAGGCGCGCAAGCTGGTGGAGCACCCGGTGGCGTGCATCGACTGCCATGACCCGGGCACGATGCAGCTGCGGGTGACGCGGCCGGGCTTCCTCGAGGGCATCCGCGCGCTCAAGGCCAGCCAGGGCGTGCAGAACTACGACGTGAACACGATGGCCACCCGCCAGGAGATGCGCACGTACGTGTGCGGCCAGTGCCACGTCGAGTACTACTTCAAGGGCCCGGAAAAGCGGCTGACCTATCCCTGGTCCAAGGGCATCAAGATCGAGAACATCCTCTCGTACTACGACGAGAACCCGCACAAGGACTGGACGCACGCGGAGACGGGCGCGCCGGTGCTCAAGGCGCAGCACCCCGAGTTCGAGATGTACAACCAGGGCATCCACGCGCGCTCGGGTGTCTCGTGCGCGGACTGCCACATGCCCTACAAGCGCGAGGGCGCGCTGAAGATTTCGGACCACCACGTGCGCAGCCCGCTGCTCAACGTGAACCGCGCCTGCCAGACGTGCCACAACTGGACGGAGGAGGAGCTGACGCAGCGGGTGAACACCATCCAGGACCGCACCTTCGAGCTGCGCAACCGGGCGCTGGACGCGATGGTGGCGCTCATCGGTGACATGAAGGCCGCGCGCGCGGCGGGCAAGACGGACGCGGACCTGAAGACGGCGATGGACCTGCAACGCCGCGCCCAGTTCATGGTGGACTTCGTGGAGGCGGAGAACTCCATGGGCTTCCACGCGCCCGAGGAGGCCGCGCGCATCCTGGGCATCGCCATGGACCTGGCCCGGCAGGGACAGCTCGCCGTGCGTCAGCCGGACTACCAGCCCATCAGCTTCCCCGCGCCTCCCAATGTGAAGCCCACGCCGCGCGAGGTGACGCCGCCCCCGGGTTCCAGCACCGGGGGCAGCGGGCACTGA
- a CDS encoding S-(hydroxymethyl)glutathione dehydrogenase/class III alcohol dehydrogenase — translation MDVQAAVAIGPGKPLSIETVHLEGPKAGEVLVELKATGICHTDAYTLSGKDPEGLFPSILGHEGAGIIVDTGPGVTSVKKGDHVIPLYTPECRQCKSCLSRKTNLCTAIRATQGKGLMPDGTSRFRLGKEPVFHYMGTSTFSRYTVLPEIAVAKIREDAPFDKVCYIGCGVTTGIGAVVYTAKVEAGARVVVFGLGGIGLNVVQACRMVGADQIVGVDLNPNRRAMAEKFGLTHFVNPAEVGADLVPYLVNLTQGGADYSFECIGNVNTMRQALECCHRGWGESIIIGVAAAGEEIRTRPFQLVTGRVWKGSAFGGARGRTDVPRIVDWYMEGKINVDDLVTHTLPLERINEGFDLMHRGESIRTVVKY, via the coding sequence ATGGACGTCCAGGCAGCGGTGGCCATCGGACCGGGCAAGCCCCTGAGCATCGAGACGGTGCACCTCGAAGGACCCAAGGCAGGTGAAGTGCTCGTCGAGCTGAAGGCCACGGGCATCTGCCACACCGACGCGTACACGCTGTCGGGCAAGGACCCCGAGGGCCTCTTCCCCTCCATCCTCGGCCACGAGGGCGCGGGCATCATCGTGGACACGGGCCCCGGCGTCACCTCGGTGAAGAAGGGCGACCACGTCATCCCGCTCTACACGCCCGAGTGCCGCCAGTGTAAGTCCTGCCTGTCGCGCAAGACGAACCTCTGTACGGCCATCCGCGCCACGCAGGGCAAGGGCCTCATGCCGGACGGCACCAGCCGCTTCCGGCTCGGCAAGGAGCCCGTCTTCCACTACATGGGGACGTCCACCTTCTCGCGCTACACGGTGCTGCCGGAGATCGCCGTGGCGAAGATCCGCGAGGACGCGCCCTTCGACAAGGTCTGCTACATCGGCTGCGGGGTGACCACGGGCATCGGCGCCGTCGTCTACACCGCGAAGGTGGAGGCCGGCGCCCGCGTGGTCGTCTTCGGCCTGGGCGGCATCGGCCTCAACGTGGTGCAGGCCTGCCGCATGGTGGGCGCGGATCAGATCGTCGGCGTGGACCTCAACCCCAACCGGCGCGCCATGGCCGAGAAGTTCGGCCTCACCCACTTCGTCAACCCGGCCGAGGTGGGCGCGGACCTGGTGCCCTACCTCGTCAACCTCACCCAGGGCGGCGCCGACTACAGCTTCGAGTGCATCGGCAACGTGAACACCATGCGCCAGGCGCTCGAGTGCTGCCACCGCGGCTGGGGCGAGAGCATCATCATCGGCGTGGCCGCCGCCGGTGAGGAGATCCGCACCCGTCCCTTCCAGCTCGTCACCGGGCGCGTGTGGAAGGGCAGCGCCTTCGGCGGAGCCCGCGGCCGCACGGACGTGCCCCGCATCGTCGACTGGTACATGGAGGGGAAGATCAACGTGGATGACCTCGTCACCCATACCCTCCCCCTGGAGCGCATCAACGAGGGCTTCGACCTGATGCACCGGGGCGAGTCCATCCGCACGGTGGTGAAGTACTGA